From the genome of Geothrix sp. 21YS21S-4, one region includes:
- the carA gene encoding glutamine-hydrolyzing carbamoyl-phosphate synthase small subunit gives MRAHLILKDGTLFRGRAPLGFGGSGEAVFTTAMAGYQEILTDPSFAGQMVCMTFPEQGIYGIHADLNEGTRPWATGLLCRRLTFDPDHTRSEGDLAGWLKRHRVPVMTDLDTRALTQYLRDGGAQPSLLWTEVDGDLDAGVAKAKALPEMTGQALCAEVSCRDRYELNAGGTFRVAVLDGGIKQSILDQLVGVGLHLEVFPWDAPASELADARFHGLFLSNGPGDPAALSGMQKEIEACVGKLPIFGICLGHQLLGQAFGGRTFKLKFGHRGANQPVHDLTTGRIEITAQNHGFAVDEASLPPDIEVTHRHLSDGTVEGLRHTKLPIFSLQHHPEASPGPHDAHPAFRRFVELMETFHK, from the coding sequence ATGCGCGCGCACTTGATCCTGAAGGACGGCACCCTCTTCCGCGGGCGGGCCCCCCTGGGCTTCGGCGGGAGCGGCGAAGCGGTGTTCACCACCGCCATGGCCGGCTACCAGGAGATCCTCACCGACCCCAGCTTCGCGGGGCAGATGGTCTGCATGACCTTCCCGGAGCAGGGCATCTACGGGATCCACGCGGACCTCAACGAAGGGACCAGGCCCTGGGCCACGGGCCTGCTGTGCCGGCGGCTGACCTTCGATCCCGACCACACCCGCTCCGAGGGCGACCTGGCGGGCTGGCTCAAGCGCCACCGCGTCCCCGTGATGACCGACCTCGACACGCGCGCCCTGACCCAATACCTGCGCGATGGCGGCGCCCAGCCCTCCCTCCTGTGGACGGAGGTGGACGGCGATCTGGACGCCGGCGTGGCCAAGGCGAAGGCGCTGCCGGAGATGACCGGTCAGGCCCTGTGCGCGGAAGTGAGCTGCCGGGACCGCTACGAGCTGAACGCCGGCGGAACCTTCCGCGTGGCGGTGCTGGACGGCGGCATCAAGCAGAGCATCCTCGACCAGCTGGTGGGGGTGGGGCTGCACCTGGAGGTCTTCCCCTGGGACGCTCCGGCCTCCGAGCTGGCGGATGCCCGCTTCCACGGCCTGTTCCTCAGCAACGGCCCCGGCGATCCCGCGGCCCTGTCCGGCATGCAGAAGGAGATCGAGGCCTGCGTGGGGAAGCTGCCGATCTTCGGCATCTGCCTGGGCCACCAGCTCCTGGGCCAGGCCTTCGGGGGGCGCACCTTCAAGCTGAAGTTCGGCCACCGCGGCGCCAACCAGCCGGTGCATGACCTCACCACCGGCCGCATCGAGATCACCGCCCAGAACCACGGCTTCGCGGTGGACGAGGCCAGCCTCCCGCCGGACATCGAAGTCACCCACCGGCACCTCAGCGACGGTACGGTGGAAGGGCTGCGGCACACGAAGCTGCCCATCTTCTCCTTGCAGCACCATCCCGAAGCCAGCCCTGGCCCCCACGACGCGCATCCGGCGTTCCGGCGGTTCGTCGAGCTGATGGAAACCTTCCACAAATGA
- a CDS encoding DUF2891 domain-containing protein: MASRWRLGLAAAVCVAAAGQGDAGLTDGAADRFAALALRCARQEYPNKLDHVMNGAAEVQSPRALHPAFYGCFDWHSSVHGHWMLVRLLRTHPGMARAADIRAVLDENLTPESIAAEVAYFAQPGRRSFERTYGWAWLLKLAAELRSWDAPEAQRWAAALQPLADRVAAVYLEFLPKQTYPIRTGVHPNSAFSLDLALDYARAANDGPLEAVLLDRARTWFGKDRRGPLVWEPGGEDFLSPCLEEAALMAKVLPPRRFAAWLDGFLPGLPSGLAPAEVSDRTDPKIVHLDGLNLSRARALYALARTFGPKDPRRAALMRSAERHSQASLPHLASGSYEGEHWLATFAVRMLEEARAEEK; encoded by the coding sequence ATGGCTTCGAGGTGGCGGCTGGGGCTGGCGGCGGCGGTATGCGTGGCGGCGGCGGGGCAGGGGGACGCGGGGCTGACGGATGGGGCGGCGGACCGGTTCGCGGCGCTGGCGCTGAGGTGCGCGCGGCAGGAATATCCGAACAAGCTGGACCACGTGATGAACGGCGCTGCGGAGGTCCAATCGCCCCGGGCGCTCCATCCGGCCTTCTACGGCTGCTTCGACTGGCATTCTTCGGTGCACGGCCACTGGATGCTGGTCCGGCTGCTGCGGACCCACCCCGGGATGGCGCGCGCGGCCGACATCCGGGCGGTATTGGACGAGAATCTGACGCCGGAATCCATCGCTGCGGAGGTGGCCTATTTCGCGCAGCCGGGCCGCCGCAGTTTCGAGCGCACCTACGGGTGGGCCTGGCTGCTCAAGCTGGCGGCGGAACTGAGGAGCTGGGACGCGCCCGAAGCCCAGCGCTGGGCCGCGGCGCTGCAGCCGCTGGCGGACCGGGTGGCCGCCGTGTACCTGGAGTTCCTGCCGAAGCAGACCTATCCGATCCGCACCGGGGTTCATCCCAATTCGGCCTTCAGTCTGGATCTGGCCCTGGATTACGCGCGGGCGGCGAATGACGGCCCGCTGGAGGCGGTCCTTCTCGACCGGGCGCGGACCTGGTTCGGAAAGGATCGCCGGGGTCCGTTGGTGTGGGAGCCGGGCGGGGAGGACTTCCTGTCGCCCTGCCTGGAAGAGGCGGCCCTGATGGCGAAGGTCCTGCCCCCGCGCCGGTTCGCGGCTTGGCTCGACGGCTTCCTCCCGGGGCTGCCCAGCGGCCTCGCCCCGGCGGAGGTCTCGGACCGCACGGATCCCAAGATCGTGCACCTGGACGGGCTGAATCTCAGCCGGGCGCGGGCCCTGTATGCGCTGGCCCGGACGTTCGGGCCGAAGGATCCCCGGCGGGCGGCCCTGATGCGGTCGGCCGAGCGCCATTCGCAGGCGTCGCTGCCCCACTTGGCCAGCGGCAGCTACGAGGGGGAGCACTGGCTCGCCACCTTCGCGGTCCGGATGCTGGAGGAGGCCCGGGCCGAGGAGAAATGA
- a CDS encoding diguanylate cyclase, whose product MPLPGFLHTSLFPILLVGAAGLAWGKAMLRNRFLVRQTKDLSEEIRHLQEDMVRLEESTSRDRLTGAWNRRRFEEAVAMEMGLAHRRRAPLALISLDLDHFKHINDAYGHRAGDGVLAGAAAVFRTVLRSSDALVRWGGEEFLVLTPATGLDGAINLAERLRLALEATAFPDAEPVTLSAGVAEYLAHEPLDAWIARTDGALYRAKTQGRNRVVGDHARSPRTVSASTGLLELIWEEGYGSGHHLIDEQHILLFDLSNALFSAIVEGLPISVAEARLDTLLYHAERHFHDEEALLRKAGYPDLDQHRGEHARLLGAARNLQADLRTGCMDFGRLVTYLATDLVKGHLLTEDCHYFDHLNHKLGRESRA is encoded by the coding sequence ATGCCCCTCCCGGGTTTCCTGCACACCTCCCTCTTTCCCATCCTTCTCGTCGGCGCGGCAGGCCTGGCCTGGGGGAAGGCGATGCTCCGGAACCGCTTCCTCGTGCGCCAGACGAAGGACCTGTCGGAGGAGATCCGGCACCTTCAGGAGGACATGGTGCGCCTCGAGGAGAGCACCAGCCGGGACCGCCTGACGGGCGCCTGGAATCGCCGCCGCTTCGAGGAGGCCGTGGCCATGGAAATGGGCCTGGCCCACCGGCGGCGGGCCCCGCTGGCCCTCATCAGCCTCGACCTCGACCACTTCAAGCACATCAACGACGCCTACGGCCACCGCGCGGGAGACGGCGTCCTGGCTGGGGCGGCGGCGGTGTTCCGGACGGTGCTGCGGAGCTCCGACGCCCTCGTCCGCTGGGGCGGAGAGGAGTTCCTCGTCCTCACCCCCGCCACGGGCCTGGACGGAGCGATCAACCTCGCCGAGCGCCTGCGGCTCGCCCTCGAAGCAACGGCCTTTCCCGACGCGGAACCCGTCACCCTCAGCGCCGGCGTCGCGGAATACCTGGCCCACGAACCGCTGGATGCCTGGATCGCCCGGACGGACGGGGCCCTCTACCGCGCCAAGACCCAGGGCCGCAACCGCGTGGTGGGCGATCACGCCCGCAGCCCCCGCACCGTCTCGGCGAGCACGGGTCTGCTGGAACTGATCTGGGAGGAGGGCTACGGCAGCGGCCACCACCTCATCGACGAACAGCACATCCTCCTGTTCGACCTGTCGAACGCCCTCTTCTCGGCGATCGTCGAGGGGCTTCCCATCTCCGTGGCCGAGGCCCGCCTGGACACGCTGCTCTATCACGCGGAGCGGCACTTCCACGACGAGGAGGCTCTCCTCCGCAAGGCCGGCTATCCGGACCTGGACCAGCACCGCGGCGAGCACGCCCGCCTGCTGGGCGCCGCCCGGAACCTCCAGGCCGACCTGAGGACCGGCTGCATGGATTTCGGGCGCCTGGTCACCTACCTCGCCACCGACCTGGTGAAGGGGCACCTCCTCACCGAGGACTGCCACTACTTCGACCACCTGAACCACAAGCTCGGGCGGGAATCCCGGGCTTAA
- the tadA gene encoding tRNA adenosine(34) deaminase TadA gives MWSGDDIYFMKLALEEAERADRLDEVPVGAVVVSEGALLGRGHNQPVRLNDPSAHAEIQALRSAGAWAKNYRLTGATLYVTLEPCLMCFGALVHARVGRVVFGASDPKVGVSRWLASLDGAALNHRFAFEGGLLEPECRQQLQAFFRRRRS, from the coding sequence ATGTGGTCGGGCGACGACATCTACTTCATGAAGCTGGCGCTGGAGGAAGCCGAGCGGGCGGATCGCCTGGACGAGGTGCCCGTGGGCGCCGTGGTGGTCTCCGAAGGCGCGCTGCTGGGGCGGGGGCACAACCAGCCGGTGCGGCTGAACGATCCCAGCGCCCACGCGGAAATCCAGGCCCTGCGCAGCGCGGGCGCCTGGGCGAAGAACTACCGCCTCACCGGCGCGACCCTCTACGTGACCCTGGAACCCTGCCTGATGTGCTTCGGGGCGCTGGTGCACGCCCGGGTGGGCCGCGTGGTCTTCGGCGCGTCGGATCCCAAAGTGGGCGTCAGCCGCTGGTTGGCGAGCCTGGACGGCGCGGCCCTCAACCACCGGTTCGCCTTCGAGGGAGGCCTCCTCGAACCGGAATGCCGACAACAGCTCCAGGCCTTCTTCCGCCGCCGACGGAGCTGA
- a CDS encoding heavy metal translocating P-type ATPase: MSKPTAPSGLSAGAGPSILHELPGRLRVGLPALRDPDVSRVALEQRLGSLPGVRAARANRRAGCVVVEHDGRPATRRGVLSEIEAWHRAPEVDSLPDPDDGPDGVELAASGLLALATPLLPPRLRSVATAANIAPAVFRGASTLITQGLKVPVMDAAALLMLTLGRGDHQAANTTAFLLRLAEYLEHRTERRSEDLLKRLLAPVPGTAWVEVDGELQARPAGELASGDVLVVGPGEMILADGRVHSGAATVNESVMTGESLPVGLEPGDAVRAGTTVIEGRIHVHAERVGRETGLSRISSYIEEALRNPAPTQRLATEMADRRLGYTLALASGVFLWTGSVDRLASMLLVDFSCALKIGVPVAFRTAMKHSAEAGAVPKGAAAVESLGRADTFVFDKTGTLTTGNLSLSGVHTLDPRDWPEDRFLAVMASLEEHAQHPIARSIVDLSSFRNLDHVSHTPVEFVVAHGLRAEVEGRAVVLGNRHFLEAHEGVDFAAVEDRIAPLEAEGKLLVFMACDARLVGFLAFEDAVRKETREVLKGLRAAGVQRLVMLTGDRRGPAEALGARLGMDQVIAEVEPEGKAQVVSDLQKRGYRVAFIGDGVNDGPALAQAHVGIAMPKGTDLARATADMLLLREDLRTLLQARKIAHATLERLQNHFRVAMTANTAIMGAAGLGLLTPMASATLHNGTTLALLAESLMGASVET, translated from the coding sequence GTGAGCAAGCCGACGGCCCCCTCTGGTCTTTCCGCCGGGGCGGGGCCGTCGATCCTTCACGAGCTGCCGGGGCGCCTCCGCGTCGGCCTGCCCGCCCTCCGGGATCCGGATGTGTCGCGGGTGGCGCTGGAACAGCGCCTGGGCTCGCTGCCGGGGGTCCGCGCCGCGCGGGCCAACCGGCGCGCCGGCTGCGTCGTGGTGGAGCATGACGGGCGCCCTGCCACGCGGCGGGGCGTCCTGTCCGAGATCGAGGCCTGGCACCGGGCGCCGGAGGTGGATTCCCTCCCGGATCCCGACGACGGGCCGGATGGCGTCGAGCTGGCCGCGAGCGGGCTCCTGGCGCTTGCCACGCCGCTGCTTCCGCCCCGCCTGAGGTCGGTGGCCACGGCGGCGAACATCGCGCCGGCGGTGTTCCGGGGCGCCTCCACCCTGATCACCCAGGGGCTCAAGGTGCCCGTGATGGACGCCGCCGCCCTGCTGATGCTCACGCTGGGCCGCGGCGATCATCAGGCGGCCAACACCACGGCCTTCCTCCTCCGGCTGGCGGAGTACCTGGAACACCGCACCGAGCGGCGCTCCGAGGATCTGCTGAAGCGCCTCCTCGCCCCCGTGCCCGGCACGGCGTGGGTGGAGGTGGACGGCGAACTCCAGGCGCGGCCCGCGGGCGAGCTCGCGTCGGGGGACGTGCTGGTGGTGGGTCCCGGCGAGATGATCCTGGCGGATGGGCGCGTCCACTCCGGCGCCGCCACCGTGAACGAATCCGTGATGACCGGCGAAAGCCTGCCCGTGGGCTTGGAGCCCGGCGATGCGGTGCGCGCCGGGACGACCGTGATCGAGGGCCGCATCCACGTCCACGCCGAGCGCGTGGGGCGGGAGACGGGCCTCTCGCGGATCTCCAGCTACATCGAGGAGGCGCTGCGGAACCCCGCGCCCACCCAGCGCCTGGCCACCGAAATGGCCGATCGCCGCCTGGGGTACACCCTGGCGCTGGCCTCCGGGGTCTTCCTGTGGACCGGCAGCGTGGATCGCCTGGCGTCCATGCTCCTGGTGGACTTCTCCTGCGCCCTCAAGATTGGCGTGCCGGTGGCCTTCCGCACCGCCATGAAGCATTCCGCGGAGGCCGGCGCCGTGCCCAAGGGCGCCGCCGCGGTGGAATCGCTGGGCCGGGCGGACACGTTCGTCTTCGACAAGACGGGCACCCTCACCACCGGCAATCTGTCGCTGTCCGGCGTCCACACCCTGGATCCCCGCGACTGGCCGGAGGACCGGTTCCTGGCGGTGATGGCGTCCCTCGAGGAGCACGCCCAGCATCCCATCGCGCGGAGCATCGTGGACCTGTCGTCGTTCCGGAACCTGGACCACGTGTCCCACACGCCGGTGGAATTCGTCGTCGCCCACGGGCTGCGCGCCGAGGTGGAAGGGCGGGCGGTGGTGCTCGGGAACCGCCACTTCCTGGAGGCCCACGAGGGCGTGGACTTCGCGGCGGTGGAGGATCGGATCGCGCCGCTGGAGGCCGAAGGCAAGCTGCTGGTATTCATGGCCTGCGACGCCCGGCTGGTCGGGTTCCTGGCCTTCGAGGACGCCGTGCGGAAGGAGACCCGCGAGGTGCTGAAGGGGCTGAGGGCGGCGGGCGTGCAGCGGCTGGTGATGCTCACTGGCGACCGCCGCGGCCCCGCGGAGGCCCTGGGCGCGCGGCTGGGGATGGACCAGGTGATCGCCGAGGTGGAGCCGGAGGGCAAGGCCCAGGTGGTGAGCGACCTCCAGAAGCGGGGCTACCGCGTCGCGTTCATCGGGGACGGCGTCAACGACGGCCCCGCGCTGGCCCAGGCCCACGTGGGGATCGCCATGCCCAAGGGCACGGATCTCGCTCGCGCCACCGCGGACATGCTGCTCCTGCGGGAGGACCTCCGCACGCTGCTCCAGGCGCGGAAGATCGCCCACGCCACCCTCGAGCGCCTCCAGAATCACTTCCGGGTCGCCATGACCGCGAACACCGCCATCATGGGCGCCGCGGGGCTGGGCCTCCTCACGCCCATGGCCAGCGCCACCCTCCACAACGGCACCACCCTGGCGCTGCTGGCGGAGAGCCTGATGGGAGCCTCGGTCGAGACGTAG